A part of Solea solea chromosome 8, fSolSol10.1, whole genome shotgun sequence genomic DNA contains:
- the LOC131463793 gene encoding nuclear GTPase SLIP-GC-like — translation MYYLSVAVISEFIIIPFQQLFIFTLIESVIRAGVRRTMDFVTEKLQNKDNTRLNAFLKDKIKDLMTEKRELVGVFGKTGAGKSSLINAVIEEKELLPSGDVDACTSVMIKLEANMDTQRYEAHIEFITPEEWKDELWSMENVLDEHDDDYSATKEKISALYEQDWKEISNGMDNKYFKEIPEFLQSRKKIIKCDSAKELAEKCVKYTRNYSNVEKCKEVKRQYWPLVKCVTLRVPGNDLLQHVTIVDLPGTGDRNKSRDKMWKEIVGNCSTVWIVTETTRATAEKESWEILENASSLMGNGGECQHIHFICTKSDQINDSDFKSRDEVRNRVLERNEKAKRGVMKQFSKENEIKKHFSDDCFKVFTVSSKEFLKTKYLERDETEIPRLQNILKDLNDSHSETLNYVSGARGILSLIQGTRCMEVAGKKAEVCKELEEKMRDELDKVKKSVEEAHSAFESHLAEGLEESLRLCDKTMKSILEPARTSGSSFHKILKYVVQNNGAYKSKKGKPKNLNEKLSSHLTDSIDAEFKKTFPNESNSGPFKNVIKEFSLNTETLIQKHDDVKLQLTFLKTEEDKLKLQLHKIVRDRKKKIYSSLTDTIEANMKTCYDEAKEIRGKDSLLKMREIIRTHVRATRNTMFEMAKMNMLTQLDALKEEILKKLEETLMESIELALKTDSDSFPDVSGELDNVTKYYTHLEGRPEERPGPSN, via the exons ATGTACTACCT CTCAGTGGCTGTAATCTCAGAGTTTATCATTATTCCATTCCAACAGCTCTTTATTTTCACTCTGATAGAAAGCGTCATACGGGCTGGTGTGAGACGCACAATGGATTTTGTCACCgagaaactacaaaataaagacaacacaagGCTCAACGCTTTCCTGAA agataaaaTCAAAGATTTGATGACAGAAAAAAGGGAACTAGTTGGTGTCTTTGGGAAAACGGGAGCTGGAAAGAGCTCTTTGATAAATGCCGTCATTGAGGAGAAGGAACTTCTGCCGTCTGGGGATGTCGATGCATGTACCTCAGTCATGATAAAACTGGAGGCTAACATGGACACACAAAGATATGAGGCACACATTGAGTTCATTACGCCAGAG gaGTGGAAAGATGAACTGTGGTCTATGGAAAATGTTCTTGATGAGCATGATGATGATTATAGTGCCACTAAGGAAAAGATTTCAGCACTGTATGAACAAGATTGGAAAGAAATCTCTAACGGCATGGACAACAAATATTTCAAAGAAATTCCAGAATTTCTCCAGTCAAGGAAGAAGATTATCAAATGTGACTCG GCTAAAGAACTTgcagaaaaatgtgtcaaatacaCAAGAAATTACTCCAACGTGGAAAAGTGTAAAGAAGTAAAGAGACAGTATTGGCCGTTAGTGAAGTGTGTGACTCTCAGGGTTCCTGGAAATGACCTCCTTCAGCATGTCACAATTGTGGACCTTCCGGGAACTGGGGATCGTAACAAAAGCAGAGATAAAATGTGGAAAGAG ATTGTTGGAAACTGTTCCACTGTGTGGATTGTGACTGAAACTACTCGAGCAACAGCAGAGAAAGAATCTTGGGAGATCCTGGAAAATGCCAGCAGCCTTATGGGAAATGGTGGCGAgtgtcagcacattcacttCATTTGCACCAAGTCTGATCAAATTAATGATTCAGATTTTAA GTCACGAGATGAAGTTCGTAATCGTGTGCTTGAACGAAACGAAAAAGCCAAACGTGGAGTGATGAAACAATTCAGCAAGGAAAACGAAATTAAG AAACACTTCAGTGATGACTGTTTCAAAGTGTTCACAGTGAGCTCCAAAGAGTTTCTGAAGACTAAATATCTTGAGCGAGATGAAACCG AAATTCCGCGATTGCAGAATATTTTGAAAGACCTGAACGACTCTCACTCAGAGACATTAAACTATGTGTCTGGAGCTCGTGGGATTTTGTCTCTGATTCAAGGAACCAGATGCATGGAAGTG gCTGGTAAAAAAGCAGAAGTGTGTAAGGAGCTTGAAGAGAAGATGAGAGATGAACTTGACAAAGTCAAAAAGTCTGTGGAAGAGGCTCATTCAGCTTTTGAATCACACCTTGCAGAGGGCCTTGAAGAATCACTACGTTTATGTGACAAAACAATGAAGTCCATTTTAGAGCCT GCAAGGACATCGGGTAGCAGCTTTCACAAGATACTGAAGTATGTAGTTCAGAACAATGGTGCCTACAAATCAAAGAAAGGGAAACCTAAAAACTTGAATGAGAAGTTAAGTTCACATCTGACTGACAGCATTGATGCAGAATTCAAGAAGACCTTCCC AAATGAAAGCAACTCTGGACCTTTCAAGAATGTCATCAAAGAGTTTTCACTGAACACAGAGACGCTGATTCAAAAGCACGATGACGTCAAACTGCAACTCACTTTTCTCAAGACAGAG gagGACAAACTCAAACTACAGCTCCACAAAATCGTCCGGGATCGTAAGAAGAAGAtctacagcagcctgacagACACAATTGAggcaaacatgaaaacatgctaTGACG AAGCAAAAGAGATTCGTGGAAAGGACTCACTGTTAAAAATGAGGGAGATTATTCGGACTCATGTACGTGCTACAAGGAACACAATGTTTGAGATGGCTAAAATGAACATGTTGACACAACTGGATGCTTTGAag GAGGAAATACTGAAGAAACTCGAGGAAACCCTGATGGAATCTATTGAACTGGCACTCAAGACAGACAGCGACTCATTCCCAG atgtttcagGAGAGCTTGACAATGTGACCAAATACTACACTCACCTGGAAGGCAGGCCAGAAGAACGACCAGGGCCGTCCAACTGA